A genomic region of Papaver somniferum cultivar HN1 chromosome 7, ASM357369v1, whole genome shotgun sequence contains the following coding sequences:
- the LOC113295116 gene encoding uncharacterized protein LOC113295116 — MRSPVQGRPLILYTASSDVAIGALLVQEDEEGVEHLIYYYSRTMKDAQLRYPKAERACLALAHAIQRFRNYLLSNRVVLVSKADPIKFLLSKPALIGRPGKWMLQMSEFDIVCVSPKAIKGQAVADLLAAFPREDSATLQDDVPGELPGISVVKEETWLLYFDGSATPSNDTGGAGLSLAKQAGEMHLEIRGDSKMLVNQINGVYSLKEITLAQFRAGAQRLLTHFADTTITHTGRINNRHADFLTTLASKLQFEGLEKAIIVQRRTVSSTWLNQTEEDQANDWKAPIIHELSSSITEGTISLKEMKNFFLLHGALYHRNPDASLSRCLGDEEAKEKLESVHQEVCDRHW; from the exons atgaggtctccagtgcagggacgaccgctGATActatacacagcctccagtgacgttgcCATTGGAGCCCTATTAGTtcaggaagatgaagaaggcgtCGAGCATCTGATATACTATTACAGCcgaaccatgaaggatgctcaactcagatacccaAAAGCTGAAAGAGCATGCCTGGCGTTAGCTCATGCAATACAAAGATTCAGGAATTATTTACTCTCCAACAGAGTCgtgcttgtatccaaagctgatcccataaagtttttgCTCTCAAAACCTgctctgataggaagacctggGAAGTGGATGCTTCAGATGTCAGAAttcgacatagtatgtgtttcccccaaagcaatcaaaggtcaagcagtagCAGATTTACTGGCGGCCTTCCCAAGAGAAGATTCCGCGACGTTACAAGATGATGTACCAGGAGAACTGCCAGGAATCTCAGTCGTTAAAGAGGAAACATGGCTGTTGTattttgatggatccgccactcctAGCAATGATACCGGAGGAGCAG gattatccttagctaaacaAGCAGGAGAAATGCATCTGGAGATTAGAGGAGATTCAAAGATGCTAGTTAATCAAATAAATggggtgtactctctcaaagagatAACACTTGCTCAATTCAGAGCTGGAGCACAGCGACTCCTGACTCATTTCGCCGACACGACCATCACCCATACTGGCCGGATCAACAACAGGCATGCTGATTTCTTAACAACCCTtgcctccaagttgcaattcgaaggGTTAGAGAAAGCTATCATAGTGCAAAGACGAACTGTATCATCCACGTGgcttaatcaaactgaagaagatcAAGCAAATGACTGGAAagcacctatcattcatgaactgagcagctCCATTACAGAAGGGACAATCAGCCTTAAAgagatgaagaacttcttcttgcttcatgggGCCTTATACCATCGCAACCCCGATGCCTCTCTATCACGATGCCTGGGTGATGAAGAAGCGAAAGAGAAACTCGAAAGTGTACATCAAGAAGTGTGTGACAGACACTGGTAA